One Flavobacteriales bacterium DNA segment encodes these proteins:
- the recF gene encoding DNA replication and repair protein RecF (All proteins in this family for which functions are known are DNA-binding proteins that assist the filamentation of RecA onto DNA for the initiation of recombination or recombinational repair.), whose amino-acid sequence MFLTHLSLINFKNSTEASIELNASVNCFLGNNGEGKTNLLDAIYYLSYTKSYFNAIDSHNIKFGEPFFVIQGEYHVNDEPANIYCGVKKGVKKQFKFNKKNYTKLAEHIGKFPLVMITPYDSNLILEGSETRRKFLDSLISQFNKPYLEYLIAYNKLLAQRNATLKQMAEQQQFNQDLIDVIDMQLVEKGNKIHADRTQFLTEFIPVFNRYYADISKGNEEVNLIYNSALNNDRFEDILKLNINKDRALTYTSKGIHKDDLDFRIMGDYALKKFASQGQQKSFLIALKLAQFEYIKEKKGFSPILLLDDIFDKLDENRVNYILQMIANQQLGQTFITDTSLTKTPEILENLNVDHHVFKVTNGTVEKI is encoded by the coding sequence ATGTTTTTAACCCACCTTTCTCTTATCAATTTTAAAAATAGCACTGAGGCTTCTATAGAATTAAATGCTTCTGTGAATTGTTTTTTGGGTAATAATGGAGAAGGAAAGACGAATCTGTTGGATGCGATTTATTATCTCTCCTATACGAAAAGTTATTTTAATGCCATAGATAGCCACAACATAAAATTTGGTGAACCTTTTTTTGTAATACAAGGTGAATATCATGTAAATGATGAGCCTGCTAACATCTATTGTGGAGTAAAAAAAGGAGTAAAAAAGCAATTTAAGTTTAATAAAAAGAATTATACTAAACTGGCCGAACATATTGGAAAGTTTCCATTGGTTATGATCACGCCATACGATAGTAACTTAATACTTGAGGGGAGTGAGACTAGGCGAAAGTTTTTAGACAGTTTAATTTCTCAATTCAATAAACCCTACTTAGAGTATTTAATCGCTTATAATAAATTGTTAGCCCAACGTAATGCGACTTTAAAACAGATGGCTGAACAGCAACAGTTTAACCAAGACCTCATTGATGTTATTGATATGCAATTGGTTGAAAAAGGGAATAAAATTCATGCGGATAGAACGCAATTTTTAACGGAATTCATCCCTGTCTTTAACCGTTACTACGCTGATATTTCGAAAGGTAATGAAGAGGTCAACTTAATCTACAATTCTGCTTTAAACAACGACCGTTTTGAAGACATTCTAAAATTAAACATCAATAAAGATAGAGCACTGACTTATACTTCTAAAGGAATTCACAAGGATGATTTAGATTTTAGAATAATGGGAGATTATGCGTTGAAGAAGTTTGCTTCTCAAGGTCAACAAAAGTCCTTTTTAATCGCTTTAAAACTAGCACAATTTGAATACATCAAAGAAAAGAAAGGCTTCTCTCCTATTTTATTGCTGGATGATATCTTTGATAAATTGGATGAAAATAGAGTGAATTATATCTTACAAATGATTGCGAACCAACAGCTAGGACAGACCTTTATTACTGATACTAGCTTAACGAAAACTCCTGAGATATTAGAAAATTTAAATGTTGACCACCACGTATTTAAAGTAACCAACGGTACTGTTGAAAAAATTTAA
- a CDS encoding gamma-glutamyl-gamma-aminobutyrate hydrolase family protein (Members of this family of hydrolases with an active site Cys residue belong to MEROPS family C26.) translates to MKKAILIVDCGSDKVKAIENCLTELNYNFETIPFTLLNDIEVETYLGIIISGSPILIADENPFLDDFSFLKAYHNPVLGICFGHQIIGAVFGAKVNTQQEVRVETEIEIVNSSGLFNFIEQPMVMAEDHTEAVGVPEKFNLLAKSENCQNEAMQHKMLPIFGVQFHPEVSGKQGIQLLNNFCKLTRN, encoded by the coding sequence ATGAAAAAAGCTATTCTAATAGTAGACTGTGGGAGTGATAAAGTAAAAGCAATAGAAAACTGCTTAACAGAGTTAAATTACAATTTTGAAACGATCCCATTTACATTATTAAATGATATAGAGGTAGAGACCTATTTGGGAATTATTATTAGTGGTTCCCCGATATTGATTGCTGATGAAAACCCATTTTTAGATGACTTTAGTTTCTTAAAAGCATATCATAACCCTGTTTTGGGAATTTGTTTTGGTCATCAAATAATTGGAGCTGTATTTGGAGCTAAGGTTAATACTCAACAAGAAGTTAGAGTGGAGACAGAGATTGAAATAGTAAATTCGTCTGGATTGTTCAATTTTATTGAACAACCAATGGTAATGGCAGAAGATCATACTGAAGCTGTTGGAGTTCCCGAAAAATTTAATCTTTTAGCAAAATCTGAAAATTGCCAAAATGAAGCTATGCAACATAAAATGTTGCCTATTTTTGGCGTTCAATTTCACCCTGAAGTAAGTGGAAAACAAGGGATTCAATTATTGAATAATTTTTGTAAATTGACCAGAAATTAA
- the ribH gene encoding 6,7-dimethyl-8-ribityllumazine synthase: MATAIKNLSHYDINSIPNAANMRFGIVVSEWNEKITNGLLAGALAALKENGAKEENIIVQFVPGSFELPLGAQHLFEAKDVDGVVCLGSVVQGETKHFDFVCHGTTQGIMDVSLKYDRPVIFGLLTDNTMQQAIDRSGGKYGNKGIDCAIACIKMIDAKKQLIK; encoded by the coding sequence ATGGCAACAGCAATAAAGAATTTATCACATTACGATATAAATTCAATCCCGAATGCAGCAAACATGCGATTCGGGATTGTTGTTTCGGAATGGAACGAAAAGATAACTAACGGGTTATTGGCGGGAGCATTAGCAGCATTAAAAGAAAATGGAGCTAAGGAAGAAAATATAATCGTACAATTTGTTCCTGGTTCATTTGAGTTACCTTTAGGGGCTCAGCACCTATTTGAAGCTAAAGATGTAGATGGCGTGGTTTGCTTAGGAAGTGTCGTACAAGGAGAAACTAAGCATTTTGATTTCGTTTGTCATGGAACTACTCAAGGTATAATGGACGTGAGTTTAAAATACGATCGACCAGTTATATTTGGGTTGTTAACAGATAATACAATGCAACAAGCTATTGATCGTTCTGGTGGTAAATATGGAAACAAAGGAATTGATTGCGCCATAGCATGTATTAAAATGATTGATGCTAAAAAGCAGTTAATCAAGTAA
- a CDS encoding TolC family protein, with the protein MNKINFFLVVIFGVNGLIAQDTYTLSDIIRLAHGQSIAIKRVENSLENKYWRFNSFKKSFLPKIEFDGSLPNFNIGLTEVIQPDGTVTFERTSQVNTRANVSISQPLRWTGGDVFISSNLLRLDWLGDSPYTSYRANPLYIGLSQPLLKHNSYKWSSKIEPLVYEEAKRLSVEESEDVSREAARLFFDVLSKKAQYEVAKLNKKNGDTLYQISKGRYSLGKIAENELLQIELTSLNAEKSLAQSMLDVQVSEQALKAFLKLDNSTQMRLEIDTVLPLRKIDVNQAVALAKEHRSEYIAYERRIMESQRDLDKAKKDNSFNADLFLAYGITQTAASFDESYQNPLDQEQVSLGVRVPIYNWGLSKSNIKQQQANSELIENQVEQDRKNFEQNTFIIASQFNIMSQQVDISQKAMVVAKKRYEVAKQRYLIGKSDILTFNNSLQERNQAIDAYYQTIAMYWNSYYNIRKITHYDFVNQKVIEANDFDPKG; encoded by the coding sequence ATGAATAAAATTAATTTTTTTTTAGTAGTAATATTTGGGGTAAATGGTTTAATAGCTCAGGATACTTATACATTGTCAGATATCATTAGGTTGGCTCATGGGCAATCAATAGCCATTAAACGAGTAGAGAATTCACTGGAAAACAAGTATTGGAGGTTCAACTCTTTTAAAAAGTCGTTTTTACCAAAAATTGAATTTGATGGAAGTTTACCGAATTTCAATATAGGGTTAACAGAGGTTATTCAACCAGATGGAACAGTTACATTTGAGCGAACAAGCCAAGTAAATACTAGAGCCAATGTGTCGATTAGTCAACCTTTGAGGTGGACAGGAGGAGATGTCTTTATTTCTTCCAACCTTTTGCGTTTGGATTGGTTAGGAGACTCTCCCTATACTTCATACCGTGCCAACCCTTTGTATATAGGGCTTTCACAACCTTTGTTAAAACATAATAGCTATAAATGGTCATCAAAGATAGAACCTTTGGTATACGAAGAAGCAAAACGATTGAGTGTAGAAGAGTCTGAAGATGTATCAAGAGAAGCAGCTCGTTTATTTTTTGATGTTTTAAGTAAGAAAGCACAATACGAAGTTGCTAAGCTAAACAAGAAAAATGGAGATACTTTGTATCAAATATCGAAAGGAAGATATAGTTTAGGTAAAATTGCTGAAAATGAATTGTTACAGATAGAGTTAACCTCATTAAATGCTGAAAAATCTCTAGCTCAATCCATGCTGGATGTACAGGTGAGCGAACAAGCTCTTAAAGCGTTTTTAAAGCTAGATAATAGCACTCAAATGCGTCTAGAAATAGATACTGTTTTGCCTTTAAGGAAAATAGACGTTAATCAAGCGGTAGCATTAGCAAAAGAGCATCGCTCAGAATATATTGCTTATGAAAGAAGAATAATGGAAAGTCAGCGTGATTTGGATAAAGCAAAGAAAGATAATTCGTTTAATGCTGATTTATTTCTAGCTTATGGAATTACCCAAACGGCTGCTTCTTTTGATGAAAGTTACCAAAATCCGTTGGATCAAGAACAAGTAAGTTTAGGTGTTAGAGTTCCGATATATAATTGGGGGCTTTCAAAATCAAACATTAAACAGCAACAAGCCAATTCTGAGTTGATAGAAAATCAAGTAGAGCAGGATCGAAAAAACTTCGAGCAAAATACCTTTATTATTGCCTCTCAGTTTAATATCATGTCACAACAAGTAGATATTTCGCAAAAGGCGATGGTAGTTGCCAAAAAAAGGTATGAAGTGGCCAAGCAACGTTATTTAATTGGTAAAAGTGATATTTTGACCTTTAATAATTCACTCCAAGAAAGAAACCAAGCAATAGATGCCTATTATCAAACCATTGCAATGTATTGGAACTCCTATTATAATATCAGAAAAATCACACATTACGACTTTGTCAATCAAAAAGTAATTGAAGCTAATGACTTTGATCCTAAGGGGTAG
- a CDS encoding spore maturation protein: MVLNYIWISFFIIAFIVAVYKTIKGDVEIFSTIMNSTFDLAETSFEISIGLTGVLCLWLGIMSIGEKGGAVQLLSKLVGPFFNRLFPEVPQDHPARGAMLMNFSANMLGLDNAATPMGLKAMTELQKLNPQKETASNAQIMFLVLNTSGLTLIPITVMNYRAQFGAENPADVFIPILIATFFASLVGLITVAIYQKINLLDKVILAYLGGMTAFVVGMIWYFSGLSPEQLKVQSSLISSIVLFVIIISFILMALQKKVNVYDAFIEGAKEGFGIAIKIIPFLVAILVSIGVFRASGAMDLFNDGVKWLFALLIEDVRFVDALPTAYMKPLSGSGARGMMLEVFNNPAYGVDSFVGKLSSTFQGATDTTFYIVAVYFGSVNIKNTRYAIKAGLLADFAGIIAAIYIGYLFFGN, translated from the coding sequence ATGGTACTCAATTATATTTGGATTTCGTTCTTTATCATTGCATTTATTGTTGCAGTTTATAAGACAATAAAGGGAGATGTAGAGATCTTTTCAACAATAATGAACAGTACGTTCGATCTTGCAGAAACATCCTTCGAAATATCAATTGGCTTAACAGGTGTATTGTGCCTTTGGTTAGGGATCATGAGTATTGGAGAAAAAGGTGGGGCTGTTCAGCTTTTAAGTAAACTAGTAGGTCCCTTTTTTAATCGCTTATTTCCTGAAGTTCCTCAAGATCATCCAGCTCGTGGAGCAATGTTGATGAATTTTTCGGCCAATATGTTAGGGTTAGATAATGCTGCAACTCCAATGGGGTTAAAAGCCATGACAGAGTTGCAAAAACTAAACCCTCAAAAAGAAACAGCTTCTAATGCTCAAATAATGTTTTTGGTGTTGAATACATCAGGTTTAACGTTGATTCCAATAACTGTAATGAATTACAGAGCTCAATTTGGAGCAGAAAATCCCGCTGATGTTTTTATTCCAATTCTAATAGCAACATTTTTTGCTTCTCTAGTAGGTTTAATTACTGTAGCGATTTATCAAAAAATCAATTTATTGGATAAGGTTATTTTGGCCTACCTAGGGGGGATGACTGCTTTTGTAGTAGGGATGATTTGGTATTTTTCAGGGTTATCTCCTGAACAGTTAAAAGTCCAATCATCATTAATCAGCAGTATTGTACTCTTCGTTATTATTATCAGTTTTATATTGATGGCATTACAAAAGAAAGTAAATGTCTATGATGCGTTTATTGAAGGGGCTAAAGAAGGTTTTGGAATTGCGATAAAGATAATTCCTTTTTTGGTAGCAATTTTAGTGTCAATAGGAGTGTTTAGAGCTTCAGGAGCTATGGATCTTTTTAATGATGGTGTAAAGTGGTTGTTTGCTCTTTTAATAGAAGATGTAAGGTTTGTTGATGCTTTACCAACCGCTTATATGAAACCGTTAAGCGGATCTGGAGCAAGAGGGATGATGCTAGAAGTGTTTAATAACCCTGCTTATGGAGTGGATAGTTTTGTAGGGAAATTAAGCTCTACATTCCAAGGGGCTACTGATACTACTTTTTATATTGTTGCGGTTTACTTTGGTTCAGTTAATATTAAAAATACCAGGTATGCTATTAAAGCTGGTTTATTAGCTGATTTTGCTGGGATTATAGCAGCCATCTATATCGGTTACCTTTTCTTTGGAAATTAA
- a CDS encoding HNH endonuclease, giving the protein MKNPKWQKDEIILALDLYFDLEPGQIHSRNPKIIELSEVLNKLPIHENIPDKNKFRNSNGVGLKLSNFLAIDPNYEGKGMQSYSKLDKSVFDEYHNNQAELKKTANQIKETIKNSSLNIKLYKIDEDLNEEIKVQEGKVIYKLHKHIERDYKINKKKKHKYFKENGKLDCEVCGFDFYKTYGELGKGYIECHHRIPLSELQGESTTSLKDLALVCSNCHRMLHREINTLTINELKKRINNSSYQRV; this is encoded by the coding sequence ATGAAAAACCCAAAATGGCAGAAAGATGAAATTATTTTAGCATTAGATTTATATTTTGATTTAGAACCTGGTCAAATTCATTCTAGAAACCCTAAAATCATCGAACTTTCTGAGGTTTTAAATAAATTACCAATTCACGAGAATATTCCAGATAAAAATAAATTTAGAAATTCAAATGGAGTTGGTTTAAAGTTGAGTAATTTCTTGGCGATTGACCCAAATTATGAGGGAAAAGGAATGCAATCATATAGTAAGCTTGACAAATCAGTTTTTGATGAATATCATAATAACCAAGCTGAATTAAAGAAGACTGCAAATCAGATAAAAGAAACTATTAAGAACTCTAGCTTAAATATTAAACTGTATAAAATTGATGAAGATCTTAATGAAGAAATAAAAGTTCAAGAAGGAAAAGTCATTTATAAATTACATAAACACATAGAAAGAGATTATAAAATTAATAAAAAAAAGAAGCACAAATATTTCAAAGAAAACGGAAAACTTGATTGTGAAGTTTGTGGATTTGATTTTTATAAAACTTATGGAGAGTTAGGAAAAGGTTATATTGAATGTCATCATAGAATTCCTTTATCAGAACTACAAGGAGAATCCACTACCTCTCTTAAAGATTTAGCATTGGTTTGCTCTAATTGTCACAGAATGCTACATCGAGAAATAAACACACTAACAATAAATGAATTAAAGAAAAGAATAAATAACAGTAGTTACCAACGTGTATAA
- a CDS encoding DUF721 domain-containing protein: MAYYKNRKPNNRNSEEERIDDVVNKLLKAYGLTKNYDEYEAVNSFKKIMGAPIVKYTQEIRLKNKRMYIKLTSSVIREELSMGKSKIIKMINEDLGKVVVLDIVFV, translated from the coding sequence ATGGCTTATTATAAAAATCGTAAACCCAACAACAGAAACTCTGAAGAAGAGCGTATTGATGATGTTGTTAACAAACTCCTAAAGGCTTACGGTTTGACTAAAAACTATGATGAATACGAAGCCGTAAATTCTTTTAAAAAGATAATGGGAGCTCCTATTGTTAAGTATACACAAGAGATTCGTTTAAAAAATAAAAGAATGTATATCAAATTGACCTCATCTGTCATTAGAGAGGAACTTTCTATGGGTAAATCTAAAATCATTAAAATGATTAATGAAGACTTGGGGAAAGTGGTTGTACTGGATATTGTTTTTGTATAG
- a CDS encoding ABC transporter permease codes for MQRNVLIAIDSIMANKLRAVLTTLGIIFGVAAVIAMLAIGNGAQQKILEQLKIVGANNVFIKANFSSDLTESGEEEKKTFSPGLTMSDFKNIKGVVPSIKLATPQVAFDCYANSSSKREKTKLVGVNADYFQLFSLELQNGAYFSESHNLFYKKVCVLGGKISKKLFPNTSPIGKVIRVKNLNLTVIGVLQNLSGVSDNLQDMGINDYNAEIYIPIQTMLLRYKDRSSIQVVDPMEWVDEDAPKVIRNPNQLDKITIQFSDAKELQSGVLLLERLLNRRHNNATDYSLVIPEQLLKQQKETDDLFNLLLGAIASISLLVGGIGIMNIMLASVMERIKEIGLRMAIGATKRDIKAQFVFEALFISLSGGIAGILLGVLLSYLIETLLLMPVMISNFSIFISFFISVLVGIIFGYLPAKKAAEQNPVTSLRYE; via the coding sequence ATGCAACGTAATGTTCTGATAGCAATAGATTCTATAATGGCTAATAAATTAAGAGCTGTTTTAACCACATTAGGAATTATCTTTGGGGTTGCAGCTGTAATAGCGATGTTGGCAATAGGAAATGGAGCTCAACAAAAAATATTAGAACAGCTAAAAATTGTTGGAGCTAATAATGTTTTTATTAAGGCTAATTTTTCTTCAGATTTAACAGAGAGTGGGGAGGAAGAAAAGAAAACGTTTTCTCCTGGATTAACAATGAGCGATTTTAAGAACATTAAGGGGGTAGTACCATCAATTAAGCTGGCTACTCCTCAAGTGGCTTTTGATTGTTATGCCAATAGCTCTTCAAAAAGAGAAAAAACAAAATTGGTTGGGGTAAATGCAGACTACTTTCAATTATTTTCTTTAGAGCTTCAAAATGGAGCCTATTTTAGTGAATCACACAATTTGTTTTACAAAAAAGTATGTGTGTTGGGTGGTAAAATAAGTAAAAAGTTATTTCCAAATACTTCACCAATAGGGAAAGTTATACGAGTTAAAAACTTAAACTTAACGGTAATAGGAGTGTTACAAAACTTATCGGGAGTAAGTGATAATTTACAAGATATGGGAATTAACGATTACAATGCGGAAATCTATATCCCCATTCAAACCATGTTATTAAGGTATAAAGATAGAAGTTCAATTCAAGTAGTAGATCCCATGGAATGGGTGGATGAGGATGCTCCAAAAGTAATTAGAAATCCCAATCAATTGGATAAAATAACTATTCAGTTTTCAGACGCTAAAGAATTACAAAGTGGAGTATTGTTACTAGAACGGTTGTTGAATAGGCGTCATAATAATGCTACAGATTATAGTTTAGTTATTCCCGAGCAATTGTTGAAGCAACAAAAAGAAACCGATGATTTATTTAATTTGTTGTTGGGAGCCATAGCCAGTATTTCTTTATTAGTTGGAGGAATAGGAATTATGAATATTATGTTGGCTTCCGTCATGGAACGAATCAAAGAAATTGGATTAAGGATGGCTATAGGGGCAACCAAGAGAGATATTAAAGCACAATTTGTTTTTGAAGCCTTGTTTATTAGTTTAAGTGGTGGGATAGCAGGAATTTTATTAGGGGTGTTATTAAGTTATTTGATAGAGACCTTACTCTTGATGCCTGTCATGATTTCTAATTTTTCCATATTCATTTCATTTTTTATTTCAGTATTGGTCGGTATTATTTTTGGATATCTTCCTGCTAAAAAAGCTGCTGAACAAAATCCTGTTACATCATTAAGGTATGAATAA
- a CDS encoding tetratricopeptide repeat protein has translation MSEQEIEFEEIEATSGIDGDIITQGQDFLKGPGKFVLIAIAGIAVLIGGYFAYNKFVVAPKDVKSVEAMYMAEHYLLDKEDYATAINGDANGAKGLEALAKSSYAGGEIAKYDLGIAYLNNGQYQEAIKVLKDVNFKDDVLGTEALGMIGDAYLELDDLSSALDFYTKAYKNRENILTTPMYMMKAAQCMELLNNYTDAAEIYEKLIADYPFAKEKNNAEKYLAMVKQGKSIYSITK, from the coding sequence ATGTCAGAACAAGAAATAGAATTTGAAGAAATTGAAGCGACGAGTGGAATTGACGGAGATATTATTACTCAAGGTCAAGACTTTTTAAAAGGACCTGGTAAGTTTGTGTTAATCGCAATAGCTGGTATTGCTGTTCTAATTGGAGGGTATTTCGCTTACAATAAATTTGTTGTAGCTCCTAAAGATGTTAAATCTGTAGAAGCAATGTATATGGCTGAGCATTACCTTTTAGATAAAGAAGATTATGCAACAGCAATTAATGGAGATGCCAACGGAGCTAAAGGATTAGAAGCTTTAGCGAAGTCGAGTTATGCAGGAGGTGAGATTGCGAAATATGATTTAGGTATTGCTTACTTAAATAATGGACAGTATCAAGAAGCGATTAAAGTATTGAAAGATGTTAATTTTAAAGATGATGTTCTGGGAACTGAAGCTTTAGGAATGATAGGAGATGCTTATTTAGAGTTAGATGATTTATCGAGTGCATTAGATTTTTATACTAAAGCTTATAAAAATAGAGAAAACATTTTAACAACACCAATGTATATGATGAAAGCAGCTCAGTGTATGGAATTGTTAAACAATTATACAGATGCAGCTGAAATCTACGAAAAACTAATCGCAGATTATCCATTTGCAAAGGAAAAAAATAATGCCGAGAAGTATTTGGCAATGGTCAAACAAGGAAAGTCAATTTATTCGATTACAAAGTAA